Proteins encoded in a region of the Vicia villosa cultivar HV-30 ecotype Madison, WI linkage group LG5, Vvil1.0, whole genome shotgun sequence genome:
- the LOC131601610 gene encoding splicing factor U2af large subunit B-like isoform X2, protein MAEYEEDERYDGNGAGAGGGEAGGEGEGGEDLDTTHPYPSSASSPQPLDQPVSKSRHESREYDRESSRSREKEREKDRKRDRDRPRDRDRERDRGEGEKERDPHHRDYRHRDRKDRERGRDRDRDDGDSHRSRDRDHDRRGRGDYDREERHKRRSRSISPSRDRSEHGTRSRSRSKSKRVSGFDLAPPASAMLAGAAAVTVWKKVHIKLHAVIWAMLGYLPQCADNGCEPTSVAFMSMEESMHRYLVGLVRLQLETISTLVDITTPNPTIPGVLQNMFPMATNQMQQFSALPMMPIQAMTQQATRHARRVYVGGLPPTANEQSVAIYFSQVMAKIGGNTAGPGDAVVNVYINHDKKFAFVEMRSVEEASNAMALDGIIFEGAPVKVRRPTDYNPSLAATLGPSQPNPNLNLGAVGLTPGSAGGLEGPDRIFVGGLPYYFTETQIRELLETFGPLRGFDLVKDRETGNSKGYAFCVYQDLAVTDIACAALNGIKMGDKTLTVRRANQGTTQPKPEQESILMHAQQQIALQKLIFQPALVATKVVCLTNAVSPDELKEDEDFEEIIDDMRQECSKFGTLVNVVIPRPQPDGDLSGGVGKVFLEYVDTEGATKACTGLNGRKFGGNEVIAVFYQENKFAQGDYEG, encoded by the exons ATGGCTGAATACGAAGAAGACGAAAGATACGACGGGAACGGCGCCGGCGCCGGAGGAGGAGAAGCCGGAGGAGAAGGAGAAGGAGGAGAGGATCTTGACACCACTCATCCCTATCCTTCTTCTGCATCTTCTCCTCAACCTCTCGATCAACCTGTCTCCAAATCTCGC CATGAATCTCGTGAATATGATAGAGAATCTTCGAGAAGCAGAGAAAAGGAACGAGAGAAAGATAGGAAAAGAGATAGGGATAGACCCAGAGATAGAGACAGAGAGAGGGATCGTGGTGAAGGGGAGAAGGAAAGGGATCCTCACCACAGAGACTATCGACACCGTGACAGAAAGGATAGGGAAAGGGGTAGGGATAGAGATAGGGATGATGGAGATTCTCACAGAAGTCGTGACCGTGACCATGACAG aagaggaagaggggaTTATGATCGAGAGGAAAGGCATAAACGTAGGTCTCGGTCTATTTCTCCGTCTAGAGATAGATCTGAGCATGGAACAAGGTCACGTTCTCGCTCGAAGAG CAAAAGGGTTAGTGGTTTTGATTTGGCCCCCCCTGCTTCTGCAATGTTAGCTGGTGCTGCCGCTGTTACAG TATGGAAAAAAGTTCATATCAAATTGCATGCTGTTATCTGG GCAATGTTGGGCTACTTGCCCCAATGTGCTGACAATGGGTGTGAGCCGACATCTGTAGCTTTTATGTCCATGGAGGAATCAATGCACCGGTATTTGGTGGGCCTTGTTCGTCTTCAACTGGAAACTATATCTACTTTGGTAGAC ATTACTACACCAAATCCTACAATTCCTGGAGTGTTGCAAAACATGTTTCCAATGGCTACTAATCAG ATGCAGCAGTTCAGTGCTCTCCCTATGATGCCAATTCAGGCTATGACACAACAG GCTACTCGACATGCTAGAAGGGTGTATGTTGGTGGACTCCCTCCGACAGCCAATGAGCAG TCTGTTGCTATTTACTTCAGCCAGGTCATGGCTAAGATTGGAGGAAACACTGCTGGTCCAG GTGATGCGGTGGTCAATGTTTACATTAACCATGACAAAAAATTCGCCTTTGTTGAGATGAGGTCTGTTGAGGAAGCTAGCAATGCAATGGCTTTGGATGGGATTATTTTTGAG GGGGCACCTGTCAAAGTTAGGAGACCTACTGATTACAACCCTTCTCTAGCTGCTACTCTAGGCCCAAGTCAACCTAACCCAAACCTAAACCTCGGCGCTGTTGGTTTAACCCCTGGGTCAGCTGGTGGACTTGAAGGCCCTGATCGCATTTTTGTAGGTGGACTTCCGTATTACTTCACAGAAACTCAGATCAGGGAGCTTTTAGAAACTTTTGGTCCTCTTCGGGGTTTCGATCTGGTAAAAGATAGAGAAACAGGAAATTCAAAGGGTTATGCATTTTGTGTTTACCAAGATCTCGCAGTTACAGATATTGCATGTGCAGCTCTAAATGGAATTAAGATGGGAGATAAGACTCTCACTGTTAGACGAGCTAATCAAGGTACAACCCAGCCTAAACCTGAACAAGAGAGCATTTTAATGCATGCACAACAGCAAATTGCACTGCAG AAACTTATATTTCAGCCAGCATTAGTGGCTACAAAGGTGGTGTGTCTAACCAACGCAGTTTCTCCTGACGAGCTCAAAGAAGAtgaggactttgaagaaattatCGATGACATGAGACAGGAATGCTCCAAATTTG GTACTTTGGTGAATGTTGTGATCCCTCGCCCACAACCAGATGGGGATTTATCTGGTGGAGTTGGAAAG GTGTTTTTGGAATATGTGGATACTGAGGGTGCTACAAAAGCCTGCACTGGGTTGAATGGGAGAAAATTCGGTGGAAATGAAGTAATAGCCGTCTTCTATCAAGAAAACAAGTTTGCTCAGGGGGATTATGAAGGCTAA
- the LOC131601610 gene encoding splicing factor U2af large subunit A-like isoform X1: MAEYEEDERYDGNGAGAGGGEAGGEGEGGEDLDTTHPYPSSASSPQPLDQPVSKSRHESREYDRESSRSREKEREKDRKRDRDRPRDRDRERDRGEGEKERDPHHRDYRHRDRKDRERGRDRDRDDGDSHRSRDRDHDRRGRGDYDREERHKRRSRSISPSRDRSEHGTRSRSRSKSKRVSGFDLAPPASAMLAGAAAVTGQITTPNPTIPGVLQNMFPMATNQMQQFSALPMMPIQAMTQQATRHARRVYVGGLPPTANEQSVAIYFSQVMAKIGGNTAGPGDAVVNVYINHDKKFAFVEMRSVEEASNAMALDGIIFEGAPVKVRRPTDYNPSLAATLGPSQPNPNLNLGAVGLTPGSAGGLEGPDRIFVGGLPYYFTETQIRELLETFGPLRGFDLVKDRETGNSKGYAFCVYQDLAVTDIACAALNGIKMGDKTLTVRRANQGTTQPKPEQESILMHAQQQIALQKLIFQPALVATKVVCLTNAVSPDELKEDEDFEEIIDDMRQECSKFGTLVNVVIPRPQPDGDLSGGVGKVFLEYVDTEGATKACTGLNGRKFGGNEVIAVFYQENKFAQGDYEG, translated from the exons ATGGCTGAATACGAAGAAGACGAAAGATACGACGGGAACGGCGCCGGCGCCGGAGGAGGAGAAGCCGGAGGAGAAGGAGAAGGAGGAGAGGATCTTGACACCACTCATCCCTATCCTTCTTCTGCATCTTCTCCTCAACCTCTCGATCAACCTGTCTCCAAATCTCGC CATGAATCTCGTGAATATGATAGAGAATCTTCGAGAAGCAGAGAAAAGGAACGAGAGAAAGATAGGAAAAGAGATAGGGATAGACCCAGAGATAGAGACAGAGAGAGGGATCGTGGTGAAGGGGAGAAGGAAAGGGATCCTCACCACAGAGACTATCGACACCGTGACAGAAAGGATAGGGAAAGGGGTAGGGATAGAGATAGGGATGATGGAGATTCTCACAGAAGTCGTGACCGTGACCATGACAG aagaggaagaggggaTTATGATCGAGAGGAAAGGCATAAACGTAGGTCTCGGTCTATTTCTCCGTCTAGAGATAGATCTGAGCATGGAACAAGGTCACGTTCTCGCTCGAAGAG CAAAAGGGTTAGTGGTTTTGATTTGGCCCCCCCTGCTTCTGCAATGTTAGCTGGTGCTGCCGCTGTTACAG GTCAGATTACTACACCAAATCCTACAATTCCTGGAGTGTTGCAAAACATGTTTCCAATGGCTACTAATCAG ATGCAGCAGTTCAGTGCTCTCCCTATGATGCCAATTCAGGCTATGACACAACAG GCTACTCGACATGCTAGAAGGGTGTATGTTGGTGGACTCCCTCCGACAGCCAATGAGCAG TCTGTTGCTATTTACTTCAGCCAGGTCATGGCTAAGATTGGAGGAAACACTGCTGGTCCAG GTGATGCGGTGGTCAATGTTTACATTAACCATGACAAAAAATTCGCCTTTGTTGAGATGAGGTCTGTTGAGGAAGCTAGCAATGCAATGGCTTTGGATGGGATTATTTTTGAG GGGGCACCTGTCAAAGTTAGGAGACCTACTGATTACAACCCTTCTCTAGCTGCTACTCTAGGCCCAAGTCAACCTAACCCAAACCTAAACCTCGGCGCTGTTGGTTTAACCCCTGGGTCAGCTGGTGGACTTGAAGGCCCTGATCGCATTTTTGTAGGTGGACTTCCGTATTACTTCACAGAAACTCAGATCAGGGAGCTTTTAGAAACTTTTGGTCCTCTTCGGGGTTTCGATCTGGTAAAAGATAGAGAAACAGGAAATTCAAAGGGTTATGCATTTTGTGTTTACCAAGATCTCGCAGTTACAGATATTGCATGTGCAGCTCTAAATGGAATTAAGATGGGAGATAAGACTCTCACTGTTAGACGAGCTAATCAAGGTACAACCCAGCCTAAACCTGAACAAGAGAGCATTTTAATGCATGCACAACAGCAAATTGCACTGCAG AAACTTATATTTCAGCCAGCATTAGTGGCTACAAAGGTGGTGTGTCTAACCAACGCAGTTTCTCCTGACGAGCTCAAAGAAGAtgaggactttgaagaaattatCGATGACATGAGACAGGAATGCTCCAAATTTG GTACTTTGGTGAATGTTGTGATCCCTCGCCCACAACCAGATGGGGATTTATCTGGTGGAGTTGGAAAG GTGTTTTTGGAATATGTGGATACTGAGGGTGCTACAAAAGCCTGCACTGGGTTGAATGGGAGAAAATTCGGTGGAAATGAAGTAATAGCCGTCTTCTATCAAGAAAACAAGTTTGCTCAGGGGGATTATGAAGGCTAA